In one window of Candidatus Sulfuricurvum sp. RIFRC-1 DNA:
- a CDS encoding EAL domain-containing protein yields MGNKRQGFLLKYSIKTKLILIGVVISVFGLIVLGLTMAIMEVSIEKQKILKELNIQAKIIGDNSTASLIFNDPKSAGETLSALKANQNIDYCELYTKEGVAFATYKYRDRHNHPLIPFSKIESNHFGLNHVSVYQEIILDGDVVGGIYIQSNLDEMYSNLSYYALFLLIGLLIALFLSYVLSKKLQKKITEPIIQMVEMMQMVSEEKNYAIRTPVISNDELGLLAEGFNEMLSQIQMRDSTLEEHRQNLQILVDQRTGELHKITDRLVLHFQQLPFAVIEWDMDFRVIDWNPAAEKIFGFTKEEAMGKRGDELLLPASSKTLKIWSALLSGNGGEYSLNKNRTKEGKIILCEWHNTRLIDENNQIVGIASVAEDVTEKKQFEQKIEYLAYYDELTGLPNRALFKNHLETECHRADRNHNIVGIVFMDLDFFKTVNDTLGHGVGDILLQAVASRLKNSFRKSDTVSRFGGDEFAVLIPDLHMEEEIETILQNVYDQFTAPFVILEHILYVSLSIGYSFYPLDETDSEMLLRNADAAMYYAKESGRNKYSRYQNEMTAYIHDELKIQNELISALQNGEFLLYYQPQMNIGNSIVTGAEALIRWNHPERGIVSPGDFISIAEKTGLIVPIGEWVLRTACQQLKNWNDQGIETFTMAINLSSRQFKEENFFNKTIDILNEIGVDPKDIELELTESILIDDTSKIFNILSAFKTFGIQFSLDDFGTGYSSLSYLKHFPISKLKIDQSFVKNVMTDGNDSTLVKAIIAMGKALNLTTIAEGVELAEQLEFLRQEGCDEIQGYFLGKPMPASQFEVFFNERKRGES; encoded by the coding sequence ATGGGCAATAAACGGCAGGGATTTCTTCTGAAATATTCCATTAAAACTAAGCTGATTTTGATCGGCGTGGTGATTTCAGTCTTTGGGCTCATTGTTCTTGGCCTCACAATGGCGATTATGGAAGTGAGTATCGAAAAACAGAAGATACTCAAAGAACTTAATATTCAAGCGAAAATTATCGGAGACAATTCCACTGCTTCGTTGATATTCAACGATCCGAAAAGTGCCGGAGAGACCCTCTCCGCACTCAAAGCCAATCAAAATATCGATTACTGCGAATTGTACACGAAGGAGGGGGTAGCGTTTGCCACCTACAAATATCGTGATCGACACAACCATCCGCTCATCCCTTTTTCAAAAATTGAGTCCAATCATTTCGGACTCAATCATGTCTCTGTGTATCAGGAAATTATTCTCGACGGCGATGTGGTGGGAGGGATTTACATCCAGTCCAATCTTGATGAAATGTACAGCAATCTCTCGTATTACGCCCTCTTTTTGCTTATAGGGCTTTTAATTGCCCTTTTTCTATCGTATGTTCTATCCAAAAAACTGCAAAAAAAGATTACCGAACCGATCATTCAAATGGTCGAAATGATGCAAATGGTCTCGGAAGAAAAAAACTATGCCATCCGTACCCCTGTCATCAGCAATGACGAGCTAGGGTTGCTGGCAGAAGGATTCAATGAGATGCTTTCTCAAATCCAGATGAGGGATAGCACTCTTGAAGAGCATCGGCAAAATCTGCAGATACTGGTCGATCAACGGACCGGCGAACTCCATAAAATAACCGATAGACTCGTTTTGCATTTTCAGCAGCTCCCTTTTGCCGTTATCGAATGGGATATGGATTTCAGGGTCATCGATTGGAACCCGGCGGCTGAAAAAATATTCGGCTTTACCAAGGAAGAGGCGATGGGAAAACGGGGTGACGAGCTACTTCTCCCTGCCTCCAGTAAAACATTAAAAATATGGTCTGCCCTCTTAAGCGGTAATGGTGGAGAATACAGTTTAAATAAGAATCGGACGAAAGAGGGGAAAATAATTTTATGTGAATGGCACAATACTCGGCTGATTGATGAAAACAATCAAATTGTCGGTATTGCCTCCGTTGCGGAAGATGTCACGGAAAAAAAACAATTTGAACAAAAAATTGAATATTTGGCGTATTACGATGAATTAACCGGATTACCTAACCGTGCACTGTTTAAAAATCACTTGGAGACGGAATGCCATAGGGCAGATAGAAACCACAATATTGTCGGTATTGTTTTTATGGATCTTGATTTCTTTAAAACCGTGAACGATACGTTGGGACACGGTGTGGGTGATATTCTTTTGCAAGCTGTTGCATCCCGGCTAAAAAATAGTTTTAGAAAAAGTGATACGGTATCGCGTTTTGGGGGGGATGAGTTTGCCGTCCTTATTCCTGATTTACATATGGAAGAAGAGATTGAGACTATTCTTCAAAATGTTTATGATCAATTTACTGCCCCTTTTGTGATATTGGAACATATACTCTATGTTAGTTTGAGTATCGGATACAGTTTTTACCCTTTGGATGAAACCGATTCCGAAATGCTTTTACGCAATGCCGATGCAGCTATGTATTATGCCAAAGAATCAGGACGGAATAAATACTCTCGCTATCAGAATGAAATGACCGCCTATATTCACGATGAATTGAAGATTCAAAATGAGCTCATCAGTGCACTTCAAAACGGAGAATTTCTCCTTTATTATCAGCCTCAAATGAATATCGGCAATAGTATCGTAACGGGCGCGGAAGCTTTGATACGATGGAATCATCCAGAACGTGGGATCGTATCTCCGGGTGACTTTATATCTATAGCCGAAAAAACAGGGCTGATCGTCCCTATCGGAGAATGGGTATTGCGTACCGCATGCCAACAACTTAAAAATTGGAATGACCAAGGAATAGAGACCTTCACTATGGCCATTAATCTCTCTTCACGCCAATTTAAAGAGGAAAATTTTTTCAACAAAACCATTGATATTTTGAATGAAATAGGGGTAGATCCGAAAGATATTGAGCTTGAACTGACGGAAAGTATCCTAATTGATGATACGTCTAAAATTTTTAATATTCTGAGCGCATTTAAAACGTTCGGAATCCAGTTCTCTCTTGATGATTTCGGGACAGGTTATTCATCCCTGAGCTATTTAAAACATTTCCCCATCTCCAAACTGAAAATCGATCAGTCATTTGTCAAAAATGTTATGACCGATGGAAATGATTCTACTCTGGTAAAAGCGATTATAGCAATGGGGAAGGCACTAAATCTTACAACGATTGCTGAGGGAGTTGAATTAGCAGAACAGCTGGAATTTTTACGTCAAGAAGGGTGTGATGAAATACAAGGGTATTTCTTGGGTAAACCGATGCCTGCAAGCCAATTTGAAGTTTTTTTCAATGAGCGAAAAAGAGGTGAGTCCTGA